In Carettochelys insculpta isolate YL-2023 chromosome 10, ASM3395843v1, whole genome shotgun sequence, the DNA window ATGCAAGTCCACGTGTTTCGCTTTATCAGGCCTTACTCAATAGCTCAGCATTCCAAACAGTCCAACAGCTTCCCACATTTCCAGCAGTCCTCCTGAGTGCAACCTCATCTAGGtgttgccttgcatgctgatggccCAAAGGTGTTGGTCTCTTGGGAAAGTCCTTATACATTCTTCACCAAAAGGGGAAGGGGGGATGCCTGCCTCCAACTTTGAGGAAATCAATCTGCCTTGTTTTGGTTTGCCCCAAGTTCTTGGCTCCACCTCCTGATCCTCTGGGTATTGAAGGTCCTTTCATGTCcattctttctctcattcacacacacatgtacacattTACATTACTGCAGAATGGCAAGAACAAAGAATGTGTATCACAATTTAAAAATCTACAAAACTATAAGTCTACACACACAGCCTCATGGATTTCTGTCACATGACAGGCCAGACTTCACTTTCACTCCATGCAAGAGTAGTTGAAATCGGTGTACCTGCCTCGCAGACAGTGTAGACAGGATGGTCACATTCACCATATTAAAATGGAGGAAACCCCTCTTCAGCTGTGCAGTGGGATACTCCTCTGCACTTCTGCCTAGCAAGACTCCATATGTCTCAGTTTTGACCATTTATTGTGCAAAACCATCCAATAGAAATCATTTAGAGAATTGTGCAATGATATTAATTGAAGGCTAGATTGCAGTTGGTCTGATGCACCTGCATAGGGATGGAAGGGGGAGGATGCAAGCTGTGCCCTTTTTTAACTTATGTCTGCTACCTGCTTTGTGGGTAGCAATGTGGGAGGGATAACTGCTTCCATGAGGTTGCTGTTACCTCTCctgcagaggtgggtggggagcaggcagagTGTTGCATGTTCCCATTCCTAGGGAGTGGATGAGGACAAATACTCAGTTCTACTGTCACAGTCTacttcccccacacccatccctaCCCCATCTCACCAGATGTTGCTTCCCTGTTTTTAATCACTCTGGTCTAAGTATTGCCTGTTTAGAATGTACATTTTACCTGTACTTGCCCTGAATCCTTGTAGCTTCAGACAGTATATTGAATTATGACATTAATCTCAGAGTAGTAAACTAATGTAAGTGGCACATTCCCTTCTGCAAAGAAATATCCGTTATTTTCTCCTGGATTTTCATTGTACAACTAGAGGCAGGGAAAATCAAGATCACTAAAATTATTAGTAACTATacttaggcttggcagaattcagtTTTTATTATAATTTCAGCAGATAATATTGATGTTTATTGTGTCTTTTCTGATATTTGTTTAAATTTTCACAATTACAGGAAATTGGGGGGCATTAGAAAATTTAATGATGGCAGACATTGAGATTCAAAACGTTAAAGCTTGataactgttaaaacaaaaattgccaatatcacatgtcaaaatatacaatgcAAAGACCCTTAAATCAACAAATCATTCTTGTTTCATTATTATTTCCTAGTCTATTTGTTCATGCCTAATTCAAAGTCCTAAATCACTGgattttgtcttttaaaatatcACGTTGCAATATGCACATTTTGATAACtatcaattaaaatatttttgcatcaTTTTATATGTTTATGGTGAAATTGGTATTGACTGATAAAAATCAAACTCTTCCAGCTGGTATGATTTAGTAGATCAACACAAAAAGCCATAAAACATATAATACAAGtttaatattaaaattatataCAAGTTAAGATATTTTAACAGGTTATAATATTTTGTCTCTATCCTTCAAACTGTTATTCCCGTGTGTGTTTTCTGTGACGATAGTGAGAACACAGCAAGTAATATCtgtctgcaggatcagggccttccATGTCAGTAGAAGACTTTTCAGACTAGGAGTCTGGTAAGTAGTTGTAGAGCACTGAGTTTGCCAGTGGTTCCTTACATCATCCTAAGTCAATCTGCACTCACAACTGTGTGGGCAGTTATTACTGAAAATTGCATTCCTGACTTTCCCATTTTTCAAACTAAAAATGAATAATAGCTGTAACTAAAAAGTATAGAATGACATCTAGTGTAATGTTAACAAGCTGATATTAACGCTCAGGTTGATTTAACCTTTTCAGTGCTTCCATCTCATGAAACCCAGGAAATATTGTACCAAGTTAGTTTTACTGAAAACGGTCGTATTCAATTTACATACTGCTCACAGTAAAACCATAGTTCTTTGGATAGTCTTTTATAATATATTCTGGGAGAACTCAGTGATTCAGATTTAGTTTAGATAGACTTGCTTACTATATGGTATTTCTTACTGGATACAACTATAAATAAATCAGCTAATAACTTTAACAATTAAAATTGTATAATGCAAGAAGTGAAATGTTTGCTCTGCTAATTCAGCAAACACAGTTTGTTTTCTCCCATATGCTTAGTAGTTTGGCATTTGAATGCAAGGTGataactttcttttttaaaaatgggcttaCTTTAGTTGCTGTTCTTGGATTTTAATTggtttgggtgaaatcctggttctcACTGGAAGTCAGTGTGCTTTGTCATCAACTTCAAGGGAGCCAGAATTTCACTGTTTTTCTTCTGAGCCCTCACTGTTTATAAATTCATGTATAGTATCCAATGACTAAAGCACTACTTTTTGTTTACAATTGTTTTAAGAGGCATACAGGCCTGGATCCAACATGTGCTTAAAGTTTAGCACAAGAGTATTCTGACTGACTTGTGAAGACTACTTGTGCGTAACTGAGTATAAAGCCACACTAGTGCAGAAGATCTACCCGCTTAGGACTGATCTTCAGTGGCattgtttcatgcatgtgtgaaatgatgctttccagggtcaaagttgaccccagaactcctcacgaGTGGCAagtattaaggaaggtcaacaggagaaacgctcccatcgaccttcttccatgtagacgGCAATTGTAGTTGACTGCTGGTAAGTCTATTTTAGCTACGCAGTTGACGTAGCTAAAATTACATCTCAGCAGTCAATTTCTACGtctagtatagccatagcctaaggATATACTTTGCTGGACTGGAGCTATAACCAGTAGGtcatttgtttgtgtgtgtttttttcatGGAAACTAGTCTGAGTTGATACAGATTCAATTCCCAGACAAGTAAGTGGTAATTTAACCATTGATGTTACTAGGCGTAAGATCTGTGTATTTATTATTACTAAGCATGTAGATACTTACAATACTTGCTCTTGTTATAGCCTTACAGTGGTGTCTCATCACTACTATCTCCGTTGGCATGCTCCTGGGTGCGTTTGTGTAACATATTGAGCAAGGATTTTCTAAAGGACTTACACAGGAAAAAATATATGAATGGATCTAGGCAGGCATTTAAAGAGGTCAGCCAAAGGGTGCTCTCTTTTATGTAGAACAATATGTTTTGAGCAGAGCATTGAAAAACGTCCCTTGTTTGGCTCAAGGTGTAGGGAATTCTAGTAAAATGGAATGGCACAAAACAAATAAAGAACACTGCAATAATGATAAATACCTTCATATTTACAGCTTTTCTGGATACCTTGCCCTTGCATCTCGTTCTTTTATATGATTTGTACAGTTCTTTAGTTATTAGTATGTAACATACAACTATGATCATGAAATTAACCCAGAAGATAAATTGGCAAATGTAGTTCACAATTTCATGCCATACTAACCCAAAGTCAGATTTCAAGAGAGCACATTTCTTCACTGTTTCATgcatgggttttttgtttgtcagAATCATGTTAGGTAGTGCAAGAGTAAACATAAATATCCATATTACTGTGGACAGAATCTTAGTGCCTAACAGGCTGTTAGTGCTTGATGTTTTAAATGGTCTGGCAGCTTTCTGATAGCGATCAATAGTTATTAGGCCCAGAAACAAAATACTAATGTACATGGTGAAGTAAAATATGACCTGTGTGACCCGGCATACAAATCCCCTCAAAGCCCAAGGTGCCAATTTTGCATCACTTAGAATTTTGAATGGAAATGTCAGGATCATGAGGATGTCAGAAATGACTGTGTTCTTCAGAAAGATGATGAAATTAGATTTACTGGAGATTTGAAAAAACACGCACATCGCCAGGCCGTTCATGACAATGCCTACAAAAAAGAGAACAGTGTAGAGCATGGGAAAGAGAACTTGACTGATTTTGTTATCACTGTTGCAGTTACTTTCATTTCCAGGGTAGCTGTCGTTGTCTGTGGCTTTCATTTGTACTTTGATATCTTTctcctgttaaaacaaaaaatgccTGGTTATCATTTATCAGTCAGAGAACTCGAGCATTCATTTCATTCAGGTTGGATAAACATCACTGATGCCATTTTTAtgtcagcaacgaagggtcctgtggcaccttatagactaacagaaaagttttgagcatgagccttcgtgagcaaagactcacttcaccagatgctggtcatggaaatctgcagagccggGTATAactaagccagagcaaggctggggataacaaggttagctcagtcaggaaggatgaggcctactaccagcagttgatctggaggtgtgaacaccaagggaggggaagccacttttgtatttagctagccattcacagtcttcgtttaatcctgagctgagggtgtcaaatttgcagatggattgtagctcagcaatttctttttggagtctggtcttgaaatttttttgctgtaggatagctactgttaagtctgctactgtgtggcccgggagattgacgTGCTTtgctatgggtttttgtatattaccatttctgatatctgatttgtgtgcgtttattcttttacgtagagactgtccagtttgtccaatgtatatagcagaggggcattgctggcacatggtggcataaattatattggtagatgtgcagctgaatgaacccacgatggtgtggctgatctggttaggtcctgtaatggtgttgctggtgtagatatgcgggcagagctggcaacgaggtttcttgcatggatgggtccctgagttagagtgactgtggtgcggtgtatagttgctggttaagatttgcttcaggttggcaggttgtctgtgggcaaggactggtctgcctcccaaggcctgtgaaagtggaggatcattgtccaggatgggttgtaaatccctgatgatgtgctgtagagtcctcagctaaaacctctacagctgaggttttagctgaggactctacagcacatcatcagggatttacaacccatcctggacaatgatcctccactttcacaggccttgggaggcagaccagtccttgcccacagacaacctgccaacctgaagcaaatcttaaccagcaactatacaccgcaccacagtcactctaactcagggacccatccatgcaagaaacctcgttgccagctctgcccgcatatctacaccagcaacaccattacaggacctaaccagatcagccacaccatcgtgggttcattcagctgcacatctaccaatataatttatgccaccatgtgccagcaatgcccctctgctatatacattggacaaactggacagtctctacgtaaaagaataaacgcacacaaatcagatatcagaaatggtaatatacaaaaacccatagcaAAGCAcgtcaatctcccgggccacacagtagcagacttaacagtagctatcctacagcaaaaaaatttcaagaccagactccaaaaagaaattgctgagctacaatccatctgcaaatttgacaccctcagctcaggattaaacgaagactgtgaatggctagctaaatacaaaagtggcttcccctcccttggtgttcacacctccagatcaactgctggtagtaggcctcatccttcctgactgagctaaccttgttatccccagccttgctctggcttagtTATACccggctctgcagatttccatgaccagcatctggtgaagtgagtctttgctcacgaaggctcatgctcaaaacttttctgttagtctataaggtgccacaggacccttcgttgctgttacagatccagactaacgcagctacccctctggtttCTATATCAGATTTTTtagttaaaatagttttttttaaagtaacctaTTTAAACTAATTTTTTAAATTGGCAATTAAGACATAAAACTATTctaatgaaattatttaaaattaaataaaataaaaataaaaagtaatatTAAGCAGAACATTTTTGGTGCCACAATTGATACCAAGTCAAATAGCTGAACTGGTGAAAATCACTGACTAAGAACCTGTACCATTAATTTGTTTAAGTGCTAACCTGGCTTTTGACAGCAGTAACATCTTTGGCAGGTACAGAAAAGGTgttatttttcatttcagtttattcagctAGTTCCATTCAATTTGTTTAAAGTTAAGAAGCCATTTGGGAGCTGAAAAAGCTGAAAAACTTCATTTATTATTCTAATCTGTTAATAACACTAACTGTGGAAGGATGAAATATATTAGCTCTAAAATCCTAAAAAATCATGACCAGAAAATATATCTATTCAGTAACTATAGGTGAAGCTTCCTTTGTTTAATAAAGCAATTAGTTTTAAATACAGAACATGTTTTGGTAAAGAAAGAAGATAAATATTCAGTAATATTAAACTAGATTTATTTAAGTAAAAACATAAATGACATTTTATGCATTTTACTTGAATCTGAATTTTCATTGACTGACAAAAATCACAAGCATAAATTAATTTAGTAAATAAGAAATGCATAATTCACcgttttaatttaataaaaaaattcaAACGTTAAAAATCTAAAGTATCAGTTAGGCTgtataattttgtgtgtgtgtgtgtaatctacacacacacatccacacatatATACTCTTGACtagcaaaaaaaagaaacatcAAATTTAGTGTAAAGGTTACCAATTCATGAGAATCAACCTTTCTGTAGGAAAATAGAGTTCAAATGGAAAATATGGTTAAAATCCAATTATTTAAATCAAGACTTCCTGCTTGCCGatttaaattataattaaaacTAGTTATTTAAACAACTTTGGTGATTTGAATCAGTCTATCCTCTTTGTATTCTGGTTACTCTGTTAATATGAATGTTATTGGGTTTTATGTTAGCATGATAGCAAATTTATTACACCACTATGATAATGGATCTGCAAATACAGGGCTAAATTCAGAGgctgtttttcttaaaaataatatAGAGTAATTTAAGCCACCATCAGTTAAGATAAAAATAGGCACTCTTAGACATTGGTCAGTTGGAGAGACTCATGCATCAGGAAGCAAGACAAAAGTAAAAGaaagttttaaaattaagatAGGATGATGGCTGAGGAATTTGAGCCCTCTTACAACCTtgttttcctctcctttcttttGACTCATCGGATAAAGGAGTTGGGATAAATTTACTACCTCAATAAATGGATGTTGACTGGTCTGACATACAGACTTCTAGCTTGGGGGATTAGAAAAAGATGTAAACTGTATGAAGAATCTCATCTCTGAATATGTCCCACTGAATATTCTTTTTGGAGACCCATGATCTTTCCAAGTGATTTCCTGCTACTTTGTGGAGAATTGAGAAGTGAATGCTGACCAGCTACTGTTTCTGTTCATTGCTAGAGCCACCTGGTGGACAACACTTAGTAATACATGCAATGCAGTAGTAGGTTAAAGGTCTTTGGCCACAACCCACATACTAGCAGAAATAATGATTCTGGGGTAATGCAGACctatcatttcatttttttcctgtttagtgATGTCTTCAAACCAAAGTTTTCAATGGGGAAGGACTATGTTCTTCCCATGTTTTTAATACAGGGTTAGGATTGGGTGTATTAGTTACTTTTGGCAATATATTTAAACAGTAGTGATAATTGAGTGcatgtttaaaagaaaatcatatGCAGTGCTGCGTATATTATCCACtaacttttcttttctcctccacctgtgcGCTCCATCCTAGAACTTTTGGGGAGCCATGGACCCATCTCATCTGATTATTTTGTTGCCCCTCCCTGTTACCCCAGCCTTTCCATATTGCTGCCCCAGTTGTCCTCTCTcattctttttccttcctcttcctcccctctgtGGTATCTGTCATGATGATGATGCCTCTTACTAATCACCTCTGTCAGTGCTGTCTCTTGACCTCACTTTGTGCCTCTTCTAAAGGTCATTCTTTGCCTGTCTTCCTTTGCTCTGACTTGTCTGTCTCAATAATGCTGAAGCCATTAGAGGCTTTCCCTTCCCAGAGCagatggtgggagggaggaggaacctcaggttcttcttcgagtgtccccgtgggtgctccacaataggtgtcgggcttgcctggcgccgcagatcggatcttccaagcagtttctgccggaccgcgcatgcgccggcacgcaccgctcccttgcgcgctcctggccatgtgcgcgatccggtccccgccagttcctcttaaccgccgtcggctgcagacggaatccgaactaggctaaggccaagtagcgtattcaatgactttaactgtttttctttaaagtttttcaagtacttaggctactgcaagttagccggttgttatttttgcaaaaaaaaacaaaagcaacaaacaaactacaagcgggacagcttcaatccagtcccagtaacaagcgccggaggccaggagcatagggccatcagccctcctgctgcggcaggccatcggaaggggaaaacagcacagagaaggtgctaagtacccgtttaacaactgaaagactcaccaacaatgtcctcttcaggatttaaaaaatgtgagtcctgccgagaggcgatgccagcgtccgatgggcacagtctatgcataaggtgccttggggagtcccatgttgcacagaaatgctccttctgtgctaaattaacagccagagcaaggagagacagggagatgcagcttaaaatgctgctttttgataaggccctccagccagacgtgccagagcggccgcagcaggagggaccctccggggcccataaaaggaaagccgcctccctcaccccatcagcgcaaaaacggaggaaagcctccccagcccgatccctgccggcagcaacagcgagcgggacgggaggagcgagcagcccccagccgcagcaacagctgatcagcagcggcacggagagccacgtggaagcggctcagcctccgataatcagccagccgccctgcaccgcaggcagggcggtggctaaacaagcgccggtaccggcggcaccgcaggcagcggcaccgacccccggggaaccggcggtgcagagcgcgcaggcacgcagcctgcaggcaccgaaggacaccgcacgtgcggcaccgccttcgagcgtgcctagcacggtgcagacggggccgggatcccctgtgcatcagggggcggagttacctcctccagggagggggaaggctgcacacaagaggaggcattgcagcccctctccggacagggctgtggagttgctttctcacagccctccgcttatgttgcagactccaaccagaaggcaggggtcccccctagcctacccggaacccccttctccatttttgcaaccagcctcaccctggctgggaccaccttcacccttcctggggtttgaactgctggactattatgcaaaatcgctctctccagtgtctcgacgatctccctcccccagacgcagagggtatgcaccaagggagtggtctaggtcaccttcccaagaacagtgcctatactgccatggtcgcccctaccacgcggggcatagacaccatcggcaatctactagggaaagatccccacagacgatctcgtacccccgagggcaattgcgaccggggacagagactcaagtatctcaggggggactggttatggaaccccgagattttcccttgcaaacctctagcgagagggtgtaccatcaccagcaggaactggaagggtccagagagacgtaccccagcggttcctcgctctcctccccggacgaggctacggccctgggggacgtccatcctccggacgatctcaaacagtttcaagagctgtttaagagggtggccttcacgcaaggcatccagacagcagaggtgcaagagaaacaccataagctcctcaaaaatttgagacctccggcctcctccagagtagcaataccgcttgatgaagcgatcttagagtccgccattacgatatggcagacccctgcgactattccgcctgtcccaAAGaaagcggataagaaatacttcgtgccggcgaagggcatggagttcctgttcagccacccacagccaaattccttggtggtggagtcgtcgcaacaaagatcaaagacatctcaattcaggacagggggaacagacaaagatgccaaggagctagagctgttcagcagaaaggtctactcctcctccactttaacgttgcgaatggcaaattacgcagcgcacttagcgaaccataatttcgacaactattccaggttaacctccctcatggactcgcttccagaggacaaaaagccggtgctcaaggccatagtgcaagaaggctacgcggcctcgaggacaggagttcagatcgccctggacgttgcggacacagcagcacgttccacagcaacggcagtggtgatgcgaagggagtcctggctccagacttcgggtataccgagggatctgcaggcgaagatagttgaccttcccttcgactcgcagaagctgtttgctgaatcaactgactcggtccttcattccagtaaagattcaagagccacactcaggaccctggggatttacacccctccatacacaaagaaaaggtactaccctcaacaaagacggtaccagtaccagcaacagcgcccccagtaccacaggggttacgagcaagggcgacatcaacagcaccagcagtacagaactcccaggcgacgttcacaacagagccgtgcgtcctcggggcggggccaaaggccacaagtttgacatacagatccagggctgcgccatcactactatcgcacaaggtcatccgaagcgactattccaccatcacctccgaccattctactaccagtggcaaaggatcaccacagacaaatgggtgctggagatcatagccacggggtacgccatccccttccagtcgctcccaccgccacgacctccacccaggccccacctccaggaggcctcccatgtagcgaggctcaggcaggaggtggaccatctcatgctcataggggcagtggaaagagtgccggagcaactgcaagggaaagggttctactccaggtacttcctcaaggagaaaaagacaggaggctggaggcccatcttagaccttcgcggcctcaacaggtacctgcgcaagcaacgttttcggatgaccacaatcacCTCCATctttacagcactggacgatggagattggttcgcagccctcgatttacaagacgcgtacttccacataactatccatccggctcaccggcgattcctccggttcatggtaggcaacgaacacttccaatacaaggtcctaccgtttggcctctcctcggcccccagagtcttcaccaagaccttggcagtggtgtcagcctacctgcacagacagggggtatttattttcccgtatctggacgactgcctgctcaaaggggcctcgaagggggaggttctgcgcatgatacgcatcacagcaaacATGTTCtcttcacttggcctggttatcaatctggcaaaatcaaaaatagaccccacacaggacatagagttcataggggctcgcataaactcagttacagcgagagtatatctaccagaggctcgctttcgggccatcggttccctcgtgcaggtcatcaccttcagccctacagtgccggtcttgacgtgcttgcagctgctgggccacatggcagcggcgacgttcgtagtacagaactccaggttacacatgcgcagcatgcagctctggctggcgagtgtatacaaaccggcagtacacaccgttcacagggtggtgtcgcccacagccggggtgcgcaaatccctacaatggtgggtaaaccccaggaatgtgctaacaggggtacccttccaccagccgcaaatatcggtttttctcactacagatgcctccctcatagggtggggagcgcacatgggcgaagaggtgactcaaggactgtggtcacccacggaacagtcactacacataaatatactggagctcagagcagtgttcaacgcctgcagacactttcgagaccacatacaaggcaaagtcgtcgggatcagtacagacaatacctccaccatgttttatataaacaggcaaggaggagctcgatcccgtgccttatgcgtggaagcaatccgcttatggaactggtgcatcgccaacaatataatcttgaaagcctcatacttgccgggtgcgcacaatgtgaaggcagaccagctgagcaggcgttttgcactctcacacg includes these proteins:
- the P2RY12 gene encoding P2Y purinoceptor 12, which encodes MKATDNDSYPGNESNCNSDNKISQVLFPMLYTVLFFVGIVMNGLAMCVFFQISSKSNFIIFLKNTVISDILMILTFPFKILSDAKLAPWALRGFVCRVTQVIFYFTMYISILFLGLITIDRYQKAARPFKTSSTNSLLGTKILSTVIWIFMFTLALPNMILTNKKPMHETVKKCALLKSDFGLVWHEIVNYICQFIFWVNFMIIVVCYILITKELYKSYKRTRCKGKVSRKAVNMKVFIIIAVFFICFVPFHFTRIPYTLSQTRDVFQCSAQNILFYIKESTLWLTSLNACLDPFIYFFLCKSFRKSLLNMLHKRTQEHANGDSSDETPL